The following coding sequences are from one Capsicum annuum cultivar UCD-10X-F1 chromosome 3, UCD10Xv1.1, whole genome shotgun sequence window:
- the LOC107863761 gene encoding protein STRICTOSIDINE SYNTHASE-LIKE 13 isoform X1 yields MEKRIQLIRSQIVSQRPHLFLLSLAFAFLVTDPFGLSPVGDSDFNPVRNDIAPYNQVMESWHGDKNNRLGVGNLEFVNEIYGPESLEFDTLGHGPYAGLADGRIVRWMGEDAGWETFALVTRNWSEKLCAKGKDSTTPKQWKVEPQCGRPLGLRFNKKTGDLYIADAYYGLLVVGPEGGVATSLATHVEGKPILFANDLDIHTNGSIFFTDTSKKHNRVNHFLIMLEGEDTGRLLRYDIATRSTHVVLDGLTFPNGVQLSKDQTFLLFTETTNCRLIKFWIEGPKSGTVEIVANLPGFPDNVRVNEKGQFWVAIDCCRTRAQEVLINNPWMRSIYFRLPIRMRYLARLMGMRMYTVISLFNENGEIIDVLEDKKGVVMKLVSEVREVNGKLWIGTVAHNHIATLPYP; encoded by the exons ATGGAGAAGAGGATCCAATTGATAAGAAGCCAGATTGTTTCACAACGTCCtcacttgtttcttctttcacTAGCCTTTGCTTTCCTTGTTACAGATCCATTCGGTTTAAGTCCAGTAGGAGACAGTGACTTCAATCCAGTGAGGAATGACATTGCACCATACAATCAAGTCATGGAAAGTTGGCATGGAGACAAGAATAACCGGTTAGGCGTCGGCAATTTGGAGTTTGTTAACGAAATTTATGGTCCTGAATCACTAGAATTTGATACTTTGGGTCATGGCCCCTATGCGGGACTAGCTGATGGACGCATTGTACGGTGGATGGGTGAAGATGCTGGCTGGGAAACATTTGCACTTGTCACCCGTAACTG GTCAGAGAAACTTTGTGCTAAAGGAAAAGATTCAACAACACCTAAGCAATGGAAAGTTGAGCCACAATGTGGCAGACCCCTTGGCCTGAGGTTCAATAAAAAGACAGGGGATTTGTACATTGCAGATGCTTACTATGGTCTCCTAGTTGTGGGTCCTGAAGGAGGCGTGGCAACTTCATTGGCTACACATGTGGAAGGGAAACCCATACTCTTCGCCAACGACCTTGATATTCATACAAATGGCTCCATCTTCTTCACAGACACTAGCAAGAAACACAACAGAGT GAACCATTTTCTCATAATGTTAGAAGGAGAAGACACCGGTAGACTTCTTAGGTACGATATTGCTACAAGATCTACTCATGTTGTCTTGGATGGATTGACGTTCCCCAATGGAGTACAATTATCCAAGGACCAAACTTTTCTTCTCTTCACTGAAACAACCAATTGCAG GCTGATAAAATTCTGGATAGAAGGTCCAAAGAGTGGCACAGTTGAGATTGTTGCAAACCTTCCAGGATTTCCAGACAATGTAAGGGTGAATGAGAAAGGTCAATTCTGGGTTGCGATAGATTGTTGTCGCACTCGTGCACAAGAAGTCCTCATAAATAATCCATGGATGAGAAGCATTTACTTTAGGTTACCAATTAGGATGCGTTACCTGGCTAGATTGATGGGGATGAGAATGTACACTGTTATCTCACTCTTCAATGAAAATGGAGAAAttattgatgttcttgaagataaAAAAGGTGTAGTTATGAAGCTGGTTAGTGAAGTAAGAGAAGTAAATGGGAAGCTATGGATCGGGACTGTGGCTCATAACCATATTGCCACCCTTCCATATCCATAA
- the LOC107863761 gene encoding protein STRICTOSIDINE SYNTHASE-LIKE 13 isoform X2, which translates to MESWHGDKNNRLGVGNLEFVNEIYGPESLEFDTLGHGPYAGLADGRIVRWMGEDAGWETFALVTRNWSEKLCAKGKDSTTPKQWKVEPQCGRPLGLRFNKKTGDLYIADAYYGLLVVGPEGGVATSLATHVEGKPILFANDLDIHTNGSIFFTDTSKKHNRVNHFLIMLEGEDTGRLLRYDIATRSTHVVLDGLTFPNGVQLSKDQTFLLFTETTNCRLIKFWIEGPKSGTVEIVANLPGFPDNVRVNEKGQFWVAIDCCRTRAQEVLINNPWMRSIYFRLPIRMRYLARLMGMRMYTVISLFNENGEIIDVLEDKKGVVMKLVSEVREVNGKLWIGTVAHNHIATLPYP; encoded by the exons ATGGAAAGTTGGCATGGAGACAAGAATAACCGGTTAGGCGTCGGCAATTTGGAGTTTGTTAACGAAATTTATGGTCCTGAATCACTAGAATTTGATACTTTGGGTCATGGCCCCTATGCGGGACTAGCTGATGGACGCATTGTACGGTGGATGGGTGAAGATGCTGGCTGGGAAACATTTGCACTTGTCACCCGTAACTG GTCAGAGAAACTTTGTGCTAAAGGAAAAGATTCAACAACACCTAAGCAATGGAAAGTTGAGCCACAATGTGGCAGACCCCTTGGCCTGAGGTTCAATAAAAAGACAGGGGATTTGTACATTGCAGATGCTTACTATGGTCTCCTAGTTGTGGGTCCTGAAGGAGGCGTGGCAACTTCATTGGCTACACATGTGGAAGGGAAACCCATACTCTTCGCCAACGACCTTGATATTCATACAAATGGCTCCATCTTCTTCACAGACACTAGCAAGAAACACAACAGAGT GAACCATTTTCTCATAATGTTAGAAGGAGAAGACACCGGTAGACTTCTTAGGTACGATATTGCTACAAGATCTACTCATGTTGTCTTGGATGGATTGACGTTCCCCAATGGAGTACAATTATCCAAGGACCAAACTTTTCTTCTCTTCACTGAAACAACCAATTGCAG GCTGATAAAATTCTGGATAGAAGGTCCAAAGAGTGGCACAGTTGAGATTGTTGCAAACCTTCCAGGATTTCCAGACAATGTAAGGGTGAATGAGAAAGGTCAATTCTGGGTTGCGATAGATTGTTGTCGCACTCGTGCACAAGAAGTCCTCATAAATAATCCATGGATGAGAAGCATTTACTTTAGGTTACCAATTAGGATGCGTTACCTGGCTAGATTGATGGGGATGAGAATGTACACTGTTATCTCACTCTTCAATGAAAATGGAGAAAttattgatgttcttgaagataaAAAAGGTGTAGTTATGAAGCTGGTTAGTGAAGTAAGAGAAGTAAATGGGAAGCTATGGATCGGGACTGTGGCTCATAACCATATTGCCACCCTTCCATATCCATAA